In Drosophila nasuta strain 15112-1781.00 chromosome 2R, ASM2355853v1, whole genome shotgun sequence, a single genomic region encodes these proteins:
- the LOC132784936 gene encoding muscle LIM protein Mlp84B: MPLQVIESPKCPRCSKSVYAAEERLAGGYSFHKNCFRCSMCNKSLDSTNCTEHERELYCKVCHGRKYGPKGYGFGTGAGTLSMDNGAQFQNGGEAVRNGARMEPRAIARAPDGEGCPRCGGFVYAAEQMLARGRSWHKECFKCGTCKKGLDSILCCEAPDKNIYCKGCYAKQFGPKGYGYGQGGGALQSDCYANDEGAPQMRAAIEVDRIRARPGEGCPRCGGAVFAAEQKLSKGREWHKKCFNCKDCHKTLDSINASDGPDGDVYCRTCYGKKWGPHGYGFACGSGFLQTDGLTEDQISASRPFINPDTTSIKAPEGEGCPRCGGAVFAAEQQLSKGKMWHKKCYNCTDCHRPLDSVLACDGPDGDIYCKACYGKRYGPKGFGYGHAPTLVSTSGESTIQFPDGRPLNGQRTSGGCPRCGFAVFAAEQMISKSRIWHKRCFYCSDCRKSLDSTNLNDGPDGDIYCRSCYSRNFGPKGVGYGLGAGALTTF; the protein is encoded by the coding sequence ATGCCACTGCAAGTGATTGAATCCCCAAAATGCCCGCGTTGCAGCAAGAGTGTATACGCCGCCGAGGAGCGTCTCGCCGGCGGTTATTCATTCCACAAGAATTGCTTCAGGTGCTCCATGTGCAACAAATCCTTGGACTCCACCAACTGCACCGAGCACGAACGTGAGCTGTACTGCAAGGTCTGCCATGGCCGCAAATACGGACCCAAGGGCTACGGCTTTGGCACCGGCGCCGGCACACTCTCCATGGACAACGGTGCACAGTTCCAGAACGGTGGCGAGGCTGTAAGGAATGGAGCTCGCATGGAGCCACGTGCCATTGCCCGGGCACCCGATGGCGAGGGTTGTCCTCGTTGCGGTGGCTTCGTCTATGCCGCCGAACAGATGTTGGCCCGTGGTCGCAGCTGGCACAAGGAGTGCTTCAAGTGCGGCACCTGCAAGAAGGGTCTCGACTCGATACTGTGCTGCGAGGCACCCGACAAGAACATCTACTGCAAGGGCTGCTATGCCAAGCAGTTCGGACCCAAGGGTTATGGCTACGGTCAGGGCGGTGGCGCTCTGCAATCCGATTGCTATGCCAACGATGAGGGTGCTCCGCAAATGCGCGCGGCCATCGAGGTCGATAGGATTCGTGCTCGTCCCGGTGAGGGTTGCCCCCGTTGCGGTGGCGCTGTATTCGCTGCCGAGCAGAAGCTGTCGAAGGGTCGCGAGTGGCACAAGAAGTGCTTCAATTGCAAAGACTGCCACAAGACGCTCGACTCGATCAATGCCAGCGATGGTCCCGATGGCGATGTCTACTGCCGCACTTGTTACGGCAAGAAGTGGGGACCTCATGGCTATGGCTTTGCCTGCGGCTCTGGTTTCCTGCAGACCGATGGCCTGACCGAGGATCAGATCAGCGCCAGTCGTCCCTTCATCAACCCGGACACCACCTCGATCAAGGCTCCCGAGGGTGAGGGTTGCCCCCGTTGCGGTGGCGCTGTGTTTGCTGCCGAACAGCAGCTGTCCAAGGGCAAGATGTGGCACAAGAAGTGCTACAACTGCACTGATTGCCACCGCCCGCTGGACTCGGTGCTGGCCTGCGATGGCCCCGATGGCGACATCTACTGCAAGGCCTGCTACGGCAAGCGCTATGGACCCAAGGGCTTTGGCTACGGCCATGCCCCCACATTGGTCTCCACCAGCGGTGAATCGACCATTCAATTCCCCGACGGTCGTCCACTGAACGGACAGCGCACTTCGGGCGGTTGCCCTCGCTGTGGTTTCGCCGTCTTTGCCGCCGAACAGATGATCAGCAAGAGCCGCATCTGGCACAAGCGTTGCTTCTACTGCTCCGATTGCCGCAAGTCTCTGGACTCGACGAATCTCAACGATGGACCCGATGGCGATATCTATTGCAGATCCTGCTATAGCCGCAATTTCGGACCTAAGGGTGTGGGCTACGGATTGGGCGCGGGCGCTTTGACAACGTTCTAA